The stretch of DNA ACGAACTACTGAAATACTTGCGTGGTATCAAAATCGCTGAGGCTAGACAACAGTTTATCGCCAGCATTACCCCACCCCAGCAGACAGCTTTACTCATGGCGATGTCGGCTGAGGATTATCACCAGTTTGGTCACTTACTTGATGGCGGTGCAAGTTTTGAAAAATTTGAGCCGGTGCAAGCACAGTTACCGCATGGTGATCCTGGAACAGTGCAACAGCAGATAGAACAGCCAGCTTTCGGTCAAGTTGTTGAAGGTAACGCCCCAAATAAACACCAGTGGATTAAAAATACCGTCGGCTACCCAACATTAATCTTTGGGGGCATGGGTGCTGGCAAGTCCTGGACTACCAGAGAGATTATCTGGTGTAAACGTCAAGCGGGATGGAATCAAATCTTTGTCCTTGACCCTCACGGCACACCAGTAGAATGGAAAGGTGTAAAACTTATCTCTGGCTATGACGAAATAGCCGAATTCATGCAATGGTACATGGACGAGATGCGCCGCCGTTATGATGCTTATCGTCAATCTGGCATGATAGAGGAACAATGGACACAACACTTAAAAGACACTAATCAGCATTTTTCAGTTATTGCTGAGGAGTTTACAACATGGTCAGATCATATTGTTGAACCAATGCCAGAGGAAGCAGAGGAGTTTAAGCCAGATCCAGATTTCATCGGTAAATGGTTTCGCTGTGCCATGACCGAAAGCCGCAAACAGTTGATGATTCCTTTGTTTGTTGCCCATGACCGGACGATGGAGATTTTAGGCAAAGCCAAGGGTCTATCAAAATTGAGGGATGCTGCACTGTTAGAGATTGAGTTAATTGCTCACGTTGACCCAGTGACGACAGAAGCTAAAGCATCGGGGATGGGTAAAATCAAACTTCCCGGTCATGGTCAATGGTTACAGATAGAGTTACCCAAACTTGACTGCAAGCGCACCGATTTCAGAGTTGATGTTAGCGAACATCAAGCAAGTGCTGAAAATCGAGCCAAATTAGAAGCACTCTATTATAAAGAGGAGTTTGACCTTGATAATCAAGAGTCATCAGTCAATAGTCACCAGTCTTTAACACCCAATACTCAGTTTTTACTTGGCTATCTCCAACGCACTGGCAGAACTAAGGCGGTGATTCAGGAGATTCAGCCTAATTTTAAAGTCAAGAGTAATCGTTTCACGGCTGAGGAATTGAAGCGAATGTTTAATGAGTTGGTTGAGAACAGTCTGGCTGTTTGGCTAGATGCAAATACTATTGAAATTATTGAACATCATTCAAAGGAAAAGGATTATCAGTAGTTGCAGATTTCTAGATATCTAAATACCTTTGTAGCCAGAAGTCTAGGTATCTAGATATCTGGACTTCTAGATAATACACTGTCGCAGTTTAGCGGGGAGCAGCGCGATTTTCTGAAGTCGTACAAAAAACGGGTGATGATGCCCAGGGATACTGTTGGCGAAAGTGTTACAAACAGATAAACAAAAGTGTTACAACTAAACGCCACAACCACAGATTGAAGGTTTTAGCTTGCGTAATATTTTAAAATACAAAGATGTATTACATTCGCCAACAGTATCCGTATCTCGGCTTCACGTCAAGTTGTGGTCAACTTCAAGCCTGATAATATCAAGAACGAAAATTTTGAGTCGATGATGAGCCAGGGTGCGAGGTATGCAAGCTAAAAGTGAAGTCACAATTAAATGAGCGTGGTAAATTACCAACAGCCACACCAGCAGCGAATAAAAAAGTATAATTCTCACCGACTGACCAAAACGGCATAGTCTATTAGCACTGGAGCTTTTCATTTTATATTTGATTATGTCGTGCTAATTAGCTCCATGAATAAAAGCGATAATATTATGAAAAAAAAGATACAAAATTTACTACGTAAAGCATTGCTGCAAGATGCAAAAATGGAATATGAACTTTTTGAATATGAATTAAAAGAACATCTCAACTACTGGTACAAAGGTTTAAAAGCCGACCAGGAAGAGCTTGTATTTGCAGTTACGGAAAACTCAGGATATGTAGCAATGGTATTGATAACCAAAGAGAAAAATATTTATGTCAATGAAGATGCGAAAGAAAAACTAGCCGAATTATGGCGAGACTTGTACAAAAAGAATATGGAACATCTAATTCCAAAGATGGCAGACGATTTAGCGAATTGTATCATCTCGGTTAATGGAGTTAAAACTGTATCTCCCACCCAAAACCTTTTGTTCTTAGAGCAAAAATTGCTCCCTAATAAAGCAGATAAAATTCAAATTGGGGATAAATAGTAAATGCTATACACTGGGTCTGGTTTCCATATACTTTCAAACACTGGACTTTCCTACCAATTAGCTGACAGTCGATTAAAAGCAATTGTCCTAGAATGGCTTTCTCTGAGAACTGTCAGCTTAAAACGAGTGAGCAGCAGCAATGGGGGATTAACACCAGGAGAGCTAAAACATAAATTTAGTAATGACACCGGACTGTATTGTTTTAATGGCACAATGCTTGGTTGTGTTTTAGAATTAGGTGGTTCAGTTAAGCAAATCAATGGGCGAATACCATACCTGAAAACTAACCTCAAAGTTAACAAGAGTAAAGCTGTAAAAAATGATTATGAGTACGAGGAAGAAGAAGTAGACCCTACCAAATGGTATAGTGCGTCCAAATATTACACTACCTCATTTCCCTGTTATGTGTTTAGAGAGCATTTTGGCGATGGCAGTGATACGTACTCAAAAATGGTGGATAGTTGGCAGAGATATACTGATATTGGAGTAAAAATCAGCAAAATTGGAATCAGTATAGTTTATTGTGATGTTCCTGAGCAGTTTTTGTCGCATTTACCCAGCTCTATTCAGCCTTGGATTCCAGAACCAGTTAGTATAGTTCCAGCAGGCATCCATTTTGACTAACATTATTTTAAATAAACTTTTTTTGCACATTTGGCTAAGGATTTTTATCTTCAAGTAAATTTTCTATTTAAGATAATAATTTACGCCTAATGTGAATTAAGGAGGTTGGGATTGGAAAGTGAGAACTAGCTAGTAAAAGTTTATAATTTCCGTGATATAGTGAAGAAATATACAAGCTATTAACACCAGCTTGTAACAGAAAATGCTTATTTTAATAAAAGTAACAATATCTAAAATCTGCTTATGTGCATAGATGAAACTATAGCAACTGATATTAAGGCAGCGTTAGCCAGGGTTTCTTACTATTTAGATGACTTTGGCAGCCATATAAGCCACTTAGATTTTTCTATTGAGAACTTAGAAGATTTAAAAGAAGAATTTGCAGAAGGGACAGATAAAGAATCAATTGATACTTACTTGTATGGTGCATTGTCTCGGATAAAATCGACTAGAAATCAACTAAATCAAGATATCAAAACCATCAAAAGCTGCTTATCTTATTTTGTTGAATCATCCAGTAAAATACCTGAATTTACTTACAAGGACAAAATGTAACTTTTGTATATGACTATATATAAGACAATTGAAGTTTACAGAGATTATAGGATTGAAGTTGATTTAGATGATTTACCTGATGGTATGAACTGGTGTTATTGGATTGAGGATGAGCAAGGTAATTTGTTGGCAGAAGGTTCTTTTCAAGACTCAGCAGATTCATCTCTTGAAACAGCTTACTCTATCATTGATGATGAATTAAGAAGACTTGGAATTATTGATTTATCAACACTTGCAATATAAGTTATGTATCATGTTATTTTACTGAATTTATCAAAGGGAAAAAGACTAGCTATCTATTCCGTTGGCTCTGGTAGAGGAGCTGAATTTTCATCACATGATTTAGAAGAATGCCAAAAATTTATTGCGAAAAACAAGCACTTAGAAACATATAACGTCAGCAACTAGAAGATAAAATAAAGTTACGTAATATGAATGAAGATTATCCAGTTTACACCCAATTATCTACACAGAAATTAAGTCAATTAGGATTTGATGATTTTTATCTTGATGAAGAAACTTGTTTATGTCCTTATTACTTTAATGATTCTGGTAGAGAGGTTTGTATACTTACAGACCCTGGCGCGCAGCGTTGCGATTACTGCCCTGATATAGACACTGATATAGAGTGACAAAATACAAATTTTGATTAATTATGAAATATTTAGAAGTTAGTTTTGGCAATGGGCAAGACGATTTACAAGAAAAGTGGATTATAAAAATTCCACTTGAGGATGTAGATTTTGAAGAATTTAAAACTGCCATTGAAGAATGCAGTGAAGAAGAAGATGATATTGCTGTTAATATAATTTGGGATTGGCTCAAAACTTATTTAAATTACACATGGAAATTAAAAGATAATTAAACTAAAGCCAAATGTAAATTTTGTGAAATTGAAAAAATCATGATTTTCCCTCCATTACTGTTCATGATTTTGCTAACTGTTCCCTCACCCATTCCCGCACATAACGAATTAAACTTGTTTCACCCATTGTTAAACTTAATTCCAAAAACTTCATCAACACAGCAGCATTAAACATCGGCAACACTAACGATATTTCACGGGGTTGGTAATCATTATTAACTAAACTCAAAATTGTCACAGTTTCAAAATCAAAACGCCATACTTCAGGCACACCCAACGCCGCATAAATCCCCATCCGATTCATTGAACTGCTGGTACTATCAACCTCAATCGCCAAATCAGGAGGTGGATCAATTGTCAAATCAATTACATCTTTACCGCGCACAACTAACTCATTTTGAATGTAATAACACTCATCCGCTTCTAAACCCTTGCGTAAATCTTCTCTTGTCCAAGTTGTAGAACCTAAGCTACAAATTTCAATGCCTAACTCTTCTGTGGTAACTTCAACAAAACGACCTAATAATCGTTTATAACGTTCGTGGGGTGGTAGCGGCATCAAAATCTCCAACGTTCCGTCATCATAAGTTAGTTTTGTTCCTGCTTGGGACTCTAAATCTCGCACCAAATTCTGATAGGTATCCCAGTGAATGCCTTGCAATATGGTAATGTTTGTAGGTAATGATTTTGCCAAAGGTGTATCGGAAGCGGCAATACTCATAGTTTTCTCCTTTAGCTATCAATATCCAATTCTTTGAGATATTCACTCATTTTAACGACAAAGCATATTGTTAATATTGCAGGTTTTGGAGCTATGCCGGAGTCAATCTACTCGTGAAGCCCTCAAAACAGTTGCCGGCATACACTCCAAAACCCGCTTTAAAAAAACTAAATCAACTAAAACGCTGTATCATGGAGCGCGCTCGTTTCTTGTTAGCATTTTGCATCCGTTGTTCCCCCTTTGCTTTTGCTAGTTCCAAAATAGCCTGCCACGCTTGGGGGTCAGCCTCGTAATGCTCAAATAATGCTTCTATCAATACTTCCCGGCTGAGTCCATTTGCTTTACAAACCTCACTTAAGCGTTCACTCAGTTCTGCTTCTAAGCGAATGGTACTTTGTTTAGTTTTGATTTCTAGATGTGTAGATACCTTAGTTTCTTGATGTCCAGATATCTGGATATCTGAACTACTAGATACCAAAGAGGCATCACGGGTAGGAACGCTAGGACGTTGCCTTTGTTTCAGGCGTTCTAGGGCATCATCACTCATGGGGTTAATATTTTAATAGTTTGCTCAAAAGAATATTGCAGGTCTGGATATCCAAGTTCTGATAAAAGTTTTCCCTTACGGATGGCACGTTTAAACTGTTCAGATTCACGAA from Nostoc sp. CENA543 encodes:
- a CDS encoding Uma2 family endonuclease, which gives rise to MSIAASDTPLAKSLPTNITILQGIHWDTYQNLVRDLESQAGTKLTYDDGTLEILMPLPPHERYKRLLGRFVEVTTEELGIEICSLGSTTWTREDLRKGLEADECYYIQNELVVRGKDVIDLTIDPPPDLAIEVDSTSSSMNRMGIYAALGVPEVWRFDFETVTILSLVNNDYQPREISLVLPMFNAAVLMKFLELSLTMGETSLIRYVREWVREQLAKS
- a CDS encoding ribbon-helix-helix protein, CopG family; this translates as MSDDALERLKQRQRPSVPTRDASLVSSSSDIQISGHQETKVSTHLEIKTKQSTIRLEAELSERLSEVCKANGLSREVLIEALFEHYEADPQAWQAILELAKAKGEQRMQNANKKRARSMIQRFS